The Devosia sp. MC521 genome has a segment encoding these proteins:
- a CDS encoding Wzz/FepE/Etk N-terminal domain-containing protein: MDEVEIDLRGIANLLRRRIRLIALTLAVVLGVAILALVAMKPVYTASSLVMVDTSRKNLLEAEYAATAPSADNARVDSEVEILRSNAVLLSVIVNENLIDDAEFGVSEGGRSIGDFFRALLPNNSTQRIDDPLQQVLRKFTDAVRVQRRGLTYLITHGY; the protein is encoded by the coding sequence GTGGACGAAGTCGAAATCGATTTGCGCGGTATCGCCAATCTACTGCGACGCCGTATTCGGCTGATTGCCCTTACACTTGCAGTCGTACTCGGCGTGGCAATTCTTGCTTTAGTCGCTATGAAGCCTGTTTACACCGCTTCAAGCCTAGTGATGGTCGACACGTCCCGCAAAAACCTGCTCGAGGCTGAATACGCTGCGACAGCTCCGTCGGCGGATAATGCTCGCGTGGATAGCGAAGTCGAAATCCTGCGTTCCAATGCCGTCCTGCTGTCTGTGATCGTCAATGAAAACCTTATTGATGACGCTGAATTCGGCGTTTCAGAAGGGGGCCGCAGCATCGGGGATTTCTTCCGCGCCCTTCTGCCAAACAACTCCACGCAACGCATTGATGACCCACTTCAACAGGTCCTCAGAAAGTTCACCGATGCGGTTCGGGTGCAACGCCGTGGACTGACCTATCTTATTACCCACGGCTACTGA
- a CDS encoding M20 family metallopeptidase has product MGVATEFREIFAARLDTMLADIAELVGVEAGSYDVEGVTRTSQWIGERLKSQGFELNYEQVPERGDRLWAVRKGTGQGRLMILGHADTVWPRGTLESWPFAIKGDLAEGPGVGDMRGGLVLALNAIDVATTAGFADFAEIKFLVVSDEELGSPLSRGWIEEHAQQADWVLTLEPGRPGGGYFTSRGAVGAFYVEAKGQTAHAAANYLKGASAIRPLAQLVPQIEALTNLENGTIVNVGIFQGGDARQVIPGHAKLHVDMRARTPEAAQALQAEVERLVASVATDRVSVELKGGWTRPAWARSAESAALYQIVEAASREIDAPCFELTNISGGSDASFCGALGVPTIDGMGPICNDICSRDETIVVSAIAGRGAVFATLISELWKNGQGAVKG; this is encoded by the coding sequence ATGGGTGTCGCTACTGAATTCCGCGAAATTTTTGCGGCTAGACTCGATACGATGCTGGCGGACATCGCCGAGCTCGTTGGTGTTGAAGCTGGGTCCTACGACGTAGAAGGCGTAACGCGCACGTCGCAGTGGATCGGCGAACGCCTGAAGAGTCAGGGTTTTGAACTGAACTATGAGCAGGTCCCGGAACGCGGTGACCGCTTGTGGGCGGTTCGCAAGGGCACTGGTCAGGGTCGCTTGATGATCCTTGGTCACGCCGACACAGTTTGGCCGCGTGGCACGCTTGAATCTTGGCCATTTGCCATCAAGGGCGATCTGGCTGAGGGGCCAGGCGTTGGTGACATGCGTGGTGGCCTCGTGCTGGCGCTCAACGCTATCGATGTGGCGACCACTGCTGGTTTCGCGGATTTTGCTGAGATCAAGTTCCTCGTCGTCAGCGATGAAGAACTGGGTAGCCCGCTTTCGCGTGGCTGGATCGAAGAGCATGCACAGCAGGCTGATTGGGTTCTTACCCTTGAGCCAGGCCGTCCGGGTGGTGGTTACTTCACCTCGCGCGGTGCCGTTGGTGCGTTCTATGTTGAAGCCAAGGGGCAGACCGCTCACGCTGCAGCGAACTACCTCAAGGGTGCATCGGCAATCCGTCCGCTGGCTCAGCTGGTGCCGCAGATTGAAGCGCTGACCAATCTCGAAAATGGCACCATCGTCAACGTTGGTATCTTCCAGGGTGGAGATGCGCGTCAGGTTATTCCGGGCCACGCTAAGCTGCACGTTGATATGCGTGCGCGCACTCCAGAAGCTGCACAGGCGCTTCAGGCAGAAGTTGAGCGTCTCGTTGCCTCTGTGGCAACCGATCGTGTTTCGGTTGAACTCAAGGGTGGTTGGACACGTCCTGCATGGGCGCGTTCGGCAGAGTCCGCTGCGCTTTACCAAATCGTTGAAGCCGCGTCCCGCGAGATCGATGCGCCTTGCTTTGAGCTGACCAATATCTCGGGCGGTTCGGATGCGAGCTTCTGTGGTGCACTTGGCGTGCCAACCATCGATGGCATGGGTCCAATCTGCAACGATATCTGCTCGCGTGACGAAACAATCGTGGTGAGTGCAATTGCTGGCCGCGGTGCCGTCTTTGCTACGCTCATCTCTGAGTTGTGGAAGAACGGGCAGGGAGCAGTTAAAGGGTAA
- a CDS encoding IS3 family transposase (programmed frameshift) — translation MSKSSDEPFRRVEVITSVQRRRRWSVSEKVRLVEEAMQPGMSVSYVARRAGISPSQLFAWKRRMLEGGHAAVQADEDVVGASQVRELEKRVRDLERMLGKKTMEAEILKEALDIARPKKTDVALAVVEQSRGRYPMSAIARTLGVSRSNLIERASKPSKPRGPYRKADDVALLAELRPIIDQRPTYGYRRVSALLNRQRRKEAKPTVNTKRVLRVMQQHGLTLQKHTALRPTRTHDGVVVALRSNIRWCSDHLEIHSRNGEVVRIVFVIDACDREIIAWSAVANAGISGEMVCDLMIAAVERRFKTLKVPQRLEWLSDNGSAYIARQTAQVAAALGIDLLFTPVRSPQSNGMSEAFVKTLKRDYASTVILPDAGTFLALLPGWIDDYCEVHPHSGLKFRSPREFLRLSA, via the exons ATGTCCAAGAGTTCAGATGAGCCGTTTCGACGGGTCGAAGTCATCACCTCCGTGCAGCGCCGGCGTCGCTGGTCCGTTTCCGAGAAGGTGCGGCTGGTTGAAGAAGCCATGCAGCCCGGCATGAGCGTTTCCTACGTGGCACGCCGCGCTGGCATTTCCCCCTCTCAGCTCTTCGCCTGGAAGCGCCGCATGCTCGAGGGCGGCCATGCGGCTGTCCAGGCCGACGAAGATGTTGTGGGCGCCTCTCAGGTCCGCGAGTTGGAGAAGCGCGTGCGCGACCTCGAGCGCATGCTGGGCAAGAAGACCATGGAAGCCGAGATCCTGAAGGAGGCTCTGGATATCGCGCGCC CCAAAAAAACGGACGTCGCCCTTGCTGTCGTGGAGCAATCCCGAGGACGATACCCCATGAGCGCCATTGCCAGAACGTTGGGCGTGTCTCGGTCTAACCTGATCGAGCGCGCCAGCAAGCCTTCAAAGCCTCGCGGACCCTATCGCAAGGCCGATGATGTGGCCCTTCTTGCCGAACTTCGCCCGATCATCGATCAACGCCCCACCTATGGCTATCGCCGCGTGTCGGCATTGCTCAACCGGCAGCGGCGTAAAGAGGCCAAACCCACCGTCAACACCAAGCGGGTTCTAAGGGTCATGCAACAGCACGGGCTCACCCTTCAAAAGCATACTGCCCTGCGGCCCACACGCACCCATGACGGGGTCGTCGTTGCCCTGCGCTCCAATATCCGCTGGTGTTCAGATCATCTAGAGATCCACTCCCGCAATGGCGAGGTGGTGCGTATCGTCTTCGTTATCGACGCCTGCGATCGGGAGATCATTGCCTGGTCGGCCGTCGCCAATGCCGGCATCTCCGGCGAGATGGTCTGCGATCTGATGATCGCGGCCGTCGAACGCCGCTTCAAGACCCTCAAGGTCCCGCAGCGACTGGAGTGGCTGTCGGACAATGGCAGCGCCTATATCGCCAGGCAGACCGCACAGGTGGCCGCAGCATTGGGCATCGACTTGCTCTTCACCCCGGTTCGAAGCCCGCAGAGCAACGGCATGTCTGAGGCGTTCGTCAAAACCCTGAAAAGGGACTATGCCTCAACCGTCATCCTCCCAGACGCCGGCACATTCCTGGCCTTGCTGCCAGGATGGATCGACGATTACTGTGAGGTTCACCCGCACTCCGGGCTCAAGTTCCGCTCACCACGCGAGTTCCTGCGCCTCAGTGCCTAA
- a CDS encoding O-antigen ligase family protein → MTDIPTPLAPSRSSTAAQIRSSRPNSILAFCLVLLTAAAPIPLGANGPVAWCLNAGLVSVIGFAYALTLLLNKQALRVGISSLGAETILAVLLGGFILFQTVPATMWGGTAALTDVDGNSYPVAQLSAAAGVTVLSALNYAAYVVFFFLVLQISANRNRALVMAELAFAAIIAHAVFGLIALTLWNDSLLFFEKWAYHGVAVGTFVNRNTYGTFLAIGFVLGVGLTLRAALSRRNERGQRLPRADEKFVWVGLQVVGTILIFAALLASQSRMGLGAAIAGATVVVLIASLKTKLAQRQNGLLGLLAFAAIAGVALFVYGGGTLDRLGSTEVDADVRQLLYIQVLQMIENHWLWGTGAGTFELVYPLYHRWPVSPDLIWDKAHNSYLTMWSELGIIFGSVPLLIFAALGTRLIILITQRRDDWWLPTLSLASIIVVGVHSLVDFSMEIQGVVFMLLFVVGLGLDFRTKSTTSQAQGEISK, encoded by the coding sequence ATGACCGACATCCCGACCCCACTAGCACCCAGCCGATCTTCCACAGCAGCTCAGATCCGCTCATCGCGACCAAACTCAATTCTGGCATTTTGCTTGGTGTTACTCACAGCGGCCGCCCCTATTCCACTGGGCGCTAACGGGCCTGTCGCTTGGTGTCTCAATGCTGGTTTGGTGAGTGTGATAGGTTTCGCCTATGCGCTCACTTTACTGCTAAACAAGCAGGCATTGCGCGTTGGTATCTCATCGCTTGGTGCAGAGACCATTCTCGCCGTGCTTCTCGGTGGCTTCATTCTCTTCCAGACCGTACCCGCCACCATGTGGGGCGGAACTGCAGCTCTAACCGACGTGGACGGCAACTCCTACCCCGTTGCTCAGTTAAGTGCCGCCGCCGGAGTGACTGTGCTTTCCGCACTCAATTACGCGGCATACGTAGTATTCTTCTTCCTGGTGCTGCAGATCTCAGCCAACCGCAATCGCGCCCTAGTCATGGCCGAGTTGGCATTTGCAGCAATCATCGCACACGCCGTCTTCGGCTTAATTGCACTCACGTTGTGGAACGACAGCCTGCTGTTCTTTGAAAAGTGGGCCTACCACGGGGTAGCTGTCGGCACATTCGTGAACCGCAATACATACGGCACGTTTCTAGCCATCGGGTTTGTTCTGGGTGTGGGATTAACGCTGCGTGCTGCACTGAGCCGGAGAAATGAGCGCGGCCAGCGTCTACCGCGAGCCGATGAGAAATTCGTCTGGGTTGGGCTGCAGGTCGTCGGTACGATCCTTATTTTCGCGGCACTTTTGGCAAGCCAGTCACGTATGGGGCTAGGCGCTGCTATCGCTGGCGCAACCGTGGTGGTGTTGATTGCATCCTTAAAGACCAAGCTCGCGCAAAGACAAAATGGGTTGCTGGGCCTGCTGGCCTTTGCCGCAATCGCTGGCGTCGCACTGTTTGTATATGGCGGGGGCACTCTTGACCGCCTCGGCAGCACCGAGGTCGATGCAGACGTGCGCCAACTGCTCTATATCCAAGTACTCCAAATGATCGAAAATCATTGGCTTTGGGGTACTGGGGCTGGCACATTTGAGCTCGTCTACCCGCTGTATCATCGTTGGCCGGTTAGCCCGGACCTTATCTGGGACAAGGCACACAATTCCTATCTGACGATGTGGAGCGAGCTTGGCATAATATTCGGAAGCGTGCCGCTTCTAATATTTGCAGCACTTGGCACACGCCTGATCATTCTCATCACACAGCGCCGCGATGACTGGTGGCTTCCCACGTTGTCGCTCGCCTCCATCATTGTCGTTGGTGTGCATTCGCTGGTCGATTTCTCGATGGAGATACAAGGCGTAGTATTCATGCTGCTATTTGTTGTCGGCTTGGGTCTCGATTTCAGAACAAAATCTACGACTAGCCAAGCTCAAGGTGAGATCTCGAAATGA
- a CDS encoding ABC transporter ATP-binding protein yields the protein METLKSSTLQLRQLTKRYSNFEAVRNLDLNVPSGSLLTLLGPSGCGKSTVLRMVAGFLNVTSGEILVDGQDISRVEPNFRDIGMVFQNYALFPHMTVESNIAFGLKMRGVSKEEQAVRVRDVLEMVQLTHLADRYPSQLSGGQQQRVALARAVVIKPKLLLLDEPLGALDRHLREGLQAELRDLQRKLGITSILVTHDQDEALYLSDYIAVMNGGCIEQLDTPIALYDRPQTEFVARFLGVPNIFPSKVVSKSEGEVVIELGGQKVVVPTTEAKPVGSDCKISIRPSHIELVAEDDARMGLVSVINSAHELGERIVYHCEVGGHKIEANAPRTSNSARFAVGQAVKLLLDPAHTILLRD from the coding sequence ATGGAAACTCTAAAAAGCAGTACCTTGCAACTGAGGCAGTTGACCAAGCGGTACAGCAACTTTGAAGCGGTGCGTAACCTCGATCTCAACGTGCCCAGTGGCTCGCTGCTTACCCTTCTGGGCCCTTCGGGCTGCGGCAAGAGCACCGTGCTGCGCATGGTTGCAGGCTTCTTAAATGTAACGTCGGGCGAAATTCTCGTCGACGGTCAGGACATCAGTCGCGTTGAGCCGAACTTCCGCGACATCGGCATGGTCTTCCAGAACTATGCCCTGTTCCCGCATATGACCGTCGAGTCCAATATCGCCTTTGGTCTCAAGATGCGTGGCGTATCCAAGGAAGAGCAGGCCGTTCGCGTCCGTGACGTGCTCGAAATGGTTCAGCTCACCCATCTCGCCGACCGCTATCCGAGCCAGCTTTCTGGTGGCCAGCAGCAGCGCGTCGCGCTGGCGCGCGCCGTCGTCATCAAGCCAAAGCTGCTGTTGCTCGATGAGCCGTTGGGTGCGCTCGACCGCCACCTGCGTGAAGGCCTGCAGGCCGAATTGCGCGATCTGCAGCGCAAGCTGGGCATCACCTCGATCCTCGTGACCCACGATCAGGACGAAGCGCTCTATCTGTCCGATTACATCGCTGTCATGAACGGCGGCTGCATCGAACAGCTCGATACCCCAATCGCGCTCTATGACCGTCCGCAGACCGAATTTGTTGCGCGCTTCCTCGGCGTGCCAAACATCTTCCCAAGCAAGGTCGTCTCGAAGTCAGAGGGTGAAGTGGTCATCGAGCTTGGCGGCCAGAAGGTTGTCGTTCCAACCACTGAAGCCAAGCCAGTCGGCTCTGATTGCAAGATCTCGATCCGTCCATCGCACATCGAGCTGGTGGCAGAGGACGATGCGCGTATGGGCCTCGTGTCCGTCATCAACTCGGCTCATGAGCTTGGCGAACGCATCGTTTATCACTGCGAAGTCGGTGGTCATAAGATCGAAGCCAACGCGCCTCGCACAAGCAATTCTGCACGCTTTGCTGTCGGCCAGGCCGTAAAGCTCCTGCTCGACCCAGCCCACACCATTTTGCTGAGGGACTGA
- a CDS encoding O-antigen ligase family protein, with translation MTLADTILLRNRSRSSTQPRASAVNGALAFGLITLATFAPIPLGANNAVAWSINGTIVALIGLIYCLALMFTGDGLRVGLSRFLPETLLSTILGGFIIFQILPSSLWGGSVGLVDIDGNNYALNQISASVGMTIFSAVCFFTYVLFFFLVIQVSANRQRAMFLAELAFAAIIAHAVLGLIALTLWNDSLLFFDRWAYHGVATGTFVNRNSYGTFLAIGFVLGVGLTLRAALNKRSTLGQRLPRADEKFVWVGLQLVGTVLILAALLASQSRMGLAAALAGGAVLLIITLTKTSLARKRIGLLVMLAFIVVAGLAFFVFGDGTLDRLGSTEADADVRQQLYAQVVQLIEAHWLWGTGAGTFELVYPLFHRWPVSPDLIWDKAHNTYLTLWSELGLVFGTIPLVIFATIAARLIVLIKQRREDWWLPAMSLSALVVVATHSLVDFSMEIQGVVLMLLFVVGIGLDFRAKSSEPAPLREAKN, from the coding sequence ATGACACTTGCTGACACTATACTCCTGAGAAATCGCTCAAGGTCATCGACCCAACCGCGCGCTTCGGCGGTCAATGGTGCACTGGCATTTGGCCTGATCACACTTGCCACTTTTGCCCCTATCCCGCTTGGTGCCAACAACGCTGTGGCATGGTCGATCAACGGGACCATTGTCGCCCTGATCGGCCTTATCTACTGCCTTGCCCTGATGTTCACAGGCGACGGCTTGCGCGTCGGGCTATCACGCTTTCTACCCGAAACCCTGCTGTCGACCATTTTGGGCGGTTTCATCATTTTCCAAATCCTGCCCTCCTCTCTGTGGGGCGGGAGTGTGGGGCTGGTCGATATCGACGGCAACAATTACGCTCTGAACCAAATCAGCGCGTCGGTCGGCATGACAATATTCTCCGCTGTCTGCTTCTTCACCTACGTGCTGTTTTTCTTCCTGGTCATCCAGGTGTCCGCTAATCGTCAGCGCGCCATGTTCCTCGCAGAACTCGCTTTTGCGGCCATAATTGCGCATGCGGTTCTGGGCCTAATCGCGCTAACGCTTTGGAATGACAGCCTATTGTTTTTCGACAGGTGGGCGTATCACGGCGTTGCAACCGGGACGTTCGTCAACCGCAATTCGTACGGCACCTTCCTCGCGATCGGGTTTGTGCTTGGGGTTGGCCTCACGCTTCGAGCGGCGCTGAACAAGCGGAGCACTCTAGGCCAGCGCCTGCCGCGAGCCGACGAGAAATTCGTATGGGTCGGGCTGCAACTGGTCGGCACGGTTCTTATTCTTGCAGCGCTGCTCGCAAGTCAGTCACGAATGGGACTAGCAGCCGCACTGGCCGGCGGCGCCGTCCTCCTCATAATTACGTTGACGAAAACCAGCCTAGCCCGAAAGCGCATAGGACTTTTGGTGATGCTCGCTTTCATCGTTGTTGCGGGCCTAGCGTTTTTCGTTTTTGGCGACGGAACTTTAGACCGCCTTGGCAGTACAGAAGCTGACGCTGACGTGCGCCAGCAACTCTATGCGCAGGTCGTGCAACTGATCGAGGCGCACTGGCTGTGGGGAACCGGCGCCGGAACGTTCGAGCTCGTCTACCCCCTATTTCACCGCTGGCCAGTCAGTCCCGATCTCATTTGGGACAAGGCGCACAATACATACCTTACTCTTTGGAGTGAGCTGGGCCTCGTTTTTGGCACAATACCGCTGGTGATCTTCGCAACCATCGCCGCGCGCCTGATTGTTCTCATCAAACAGCGCCGCGAGGACTGGTGGCTTCCCGCCATGTCGTTGTCTGCACTTGTGGTGGTTGCGACGCACTCACTCGTCGACTTCTCGATGGAGATTCAGGGCGTGGTCTTGATGTTACTCTTCGTCGTTGGGATCGGGCTAGACTTTCGTGCCAAGAGTTCGGAACCCGCCCCCTTGCGCGAGGCAAAAAATTGA
- a CDS encoding metallophosphoesterase, with amino-acid sequence MLDRIKALFGRPKTEGTKAPRARETLNDTYSVIYAIGDVHGRLDLLKQLEAKILADGDHIGGQKLIVQLGDLIDRGPHSAQTIDHMLSRPARGWHRRAIVGNHEITLCEALHNSRVFERWLGFGGVETLGSYGIGQREIQSALGNSRRVSELLQTVVPPEHIQFLLALPLTPTVENFVFAHAGGRPRIALGAQEERDYLWYTGSRDDIRTDGKTIVHGHEIVALPEIFPGRINVDTGAYKTGILSAVRLEKNVPPRTIQATAT; translated from the coding sequence ATGTTGGACCGAATAAAAGCTTTGTTCGGCCGCCCAAAAACTGAGGGAACGAAAGCCCCAAGAGCCCGGGAAACACTTAACGACACCTATAGCGTCATTTACGCCATCGGCGACGTGCATGGTCGCCTCGATCTTCTAAAGCAACTTGAAGCCAAGATATTGGCGGATGGAGACCATATCGGGGGCCAAAAGCTCATTGTGCAGCTCGGTGATCTGATAGACCGCGGCCCTCACTCAGCTCAAACAATAGATCATATGCTCTCGCGCCCTGCCCGAGGCTGGCATCGCCGCGCCATTGTCGGCAACCATGAAATTACGCTGTGTGAAGCCCTACACAACAGCCGTGTGTTTGAACGCTGGCTTGGGTTTGGCGGCGTCGAGACCCTTGGCAGCTACGGCATTGGACAGCGCGAAATTCAAAGTGCGCTAGGAAACTCGCGACGCGTCAGCGAACTCCTCCAAACTGTCGTGCCCCCTGAGCACATTCAGTTCCTTCTGGCCCTGCCGCTAACACCGACTGTCGAAAACTTCGTGTTTGCGCACGCAGGCGGCCGCCCAAGAATTGCCCTCGGCGCTCAGGAGGAACGCGACTACCTCTGGTACACCGGATCGCGCGACGACATCCGAACCGATGGGAAAACGATCGTCCATGGGCATGAAATCGTGGCACTACCCGAAATCTTTCCTGGCCGCATCAATGTCGATACGGGCGCCTACAAGACAGGGATCTTGAGCGCCGTTCGACTAGAAAAGAATGTGCCGCCACGCACGATTCAAGCTACTGCTACATAG
- a CDS encoding extracellular solute-binding protein: protein MNIKTLLLSSAFVLAAAPAFAQDKEITIQIWGSTWENGLKAISQQFEAETGIKVNAVTQSSSGEGLVKLQAERANPSVDVWFATNTIASEAGQDQELFVKIPKDKLTNSGELIQGAISDDWVGIYYYPMGIVYDADVVTVPPTSWEDLWKPEYKSQIIAPAMSIYSGSLLMVANQINGGTIDNFDAGFEALKNLNENVSLYYSSDSQARQSIVQGEGSILIGQSSHMNAIAKEGLNMKMVAPKPAPMYFDVMMMTKGDSQDEAAQFVNYIISKGAQEEMLARVNMAPVNKNVALPEELAAALPADGDGFVMDGRLVNENVSDWTVRFDEIAR from the coding sequence GTGAATATCAAGACCCTTCTTCTCTCTTCTGCTTTCGTTTTGGCTGCTGCGCCTGCCTTCGCCCAAGACAAAGAAATCACCATCCAGATCTGGGGCTCGACCTGGGAAAATGGCCTCAAGGCCATTTCGCAGCAGTTCGAAGCGGAAACCGGCATTAAGGTCAATGCGGTCACCCAGTCCTCGTCGGGTGAGGGTCTCGTCAAGCTGCAGGCAGAGCGCGCTAACCCGTCGGTTGACGTGTGGTTTGCAACCAACACCATCGCCAGCGAAGCGGGCCAGGACCAGGAACTCTTCGTCAAGATCCCGAAGGACAAGCTGACCAACAGTGGTGAACTGATCCAGGGTGCGATCTCTGATGATTGGGTTGGTATTTATTACTACCCAATGGGCATCGTTTATGACGCTGACGTCGTGACCGTGCCGCCGACCTCTTGGGAAGATCTCTGGAAGCCAGAATATAAGAGCCAGATCATCGCGCCAGCGATGTCGATCTATTCGGGCTCGTTGCTGATGGTTGCAAACCAGATCAACGGCGGCACCATCGACAATTTCGATGCTGGCTTTGAAGCTCTCAAGAACCTGAACGAGAACGTTTCGCTCTATTATTCTTCGGACTCGCAGGCTCGTCAGTCGATCGTTCAGGGTGAAGGCTCGATCCTTATCGGCCAGAGCTCGCACATGAACGCGATCGCCAAGGAAGGCCTCAACATGAAGATGGTCGCGCCAAAGCCGGCGCCGATGTACTTCGACGTTATGATGATGACCAAGGGCGACAGCCAGGACGAAGCTGCGCAGTTCGTCAACTACATCATCTCTAAGGGTGCGCAGGAAGAAATGCTGGCTCGCGTCAACATGGCGCCTGTAAACAAGAATGTTGCCCTTCCTGAAGAGCTCGCAGCAGCCCTCCCAGCTGATGGCGACGGCTTTGTTATGGACGGCCGCCTCGTCAACGAAAACGTCAGCGACTGGACTGTGCGCTTTGACGAAATCGCCCGCTAA
- a CDS encoding GntR family transcriptional regulator → MTVDALDELVGRRLSAVSSADVVYELLRSLILDGRLEPGQRLREVEMAQRLGVSRTPLREAFTRLLGNRLLERTSSGVVVANVKTALEGIRAIRIALEGYATRLAVPLLGESDFAFLEASIELAVALPEEARTERVRNNTAFHRRIYDACGVAELQNAIENYAGFFMSETNIAALSRENTLGAIDEHRQLLAAIRVRDADEAEKVMRAHLMRGFVMPLGPQ, encoded by the coding sequence ATGACTGTGGATGCACTTGACGAGCTGGTGGGACGCCGGCTGTCGGCGGTGAGTTCAGCCGATGTGGTCTATGAACTCTTGCGGTCGCTGATCCTGGACGGGCGTTTGGAGCCCGGCCAGCGTCTCCGCGAGGTGGAAATGGCGCAGCGGCTCGGTGTGAGCCGTACCCCGCTGCGCGAAGCCTTCACGCGACTTCTCGGTAATCGTCTGCTGGAGCGGACATCATCCGGGGTGGTCGTGGCCAATGTCAAAACGGCACTTGAAGGTATTCGGGCAATCCGCATTGCCTTGGAGGGATACGCAACGCGACTTGCAGTCCCTCTGTTGGGTGAAAGCGATTTTGCGTTTCTTGAGGCGTCTATCGAACTGGCAGTGGCCTTGCCTGAAGAAGCGAGAACCGAACGCGTGCGTAACAACACTGCGTTCCATCGGAGGATTTACGATGCGTGCGGCGTTGCTGAATTGCAGAACGCCATTGAAAATTACGCCGGGTTTTTCATGAGCGAAACCAATATCGCGGCTTTGAGCCGTGAGAACACACTTGGGGCAATCGACGAGCACAGGCAATTGCTCGCGGCCATCCGAGTGCGGGACGCTGATGAAGCTGAGAAAGTGATGCGCGCGCATTTGATGCGCGGTTTCGTCATGCCTCTCGGACCTCAATAA
- a CDS encoding amidase, translating into MQNASLLADLLARPLPEIAVALAKGKVSSVDLTRAYLERIEVLDTQYAAYICVTGDVALKQAAACDAAYREGRILGALHGVPIAVKDLCETDFAPTSNGMAIHRNRQTHRNAAVVSQLLQAGAVLLGKLAMAEGACSTHHPLMPVPKNPWGEQFRVGSSSSGSGVAVAAALAAGAVGSDTGGSIRFPSAYCGLTGLKPSRGLVSVEGVCAMAPSLDHVGPMATTAQGCALMLKAMIGGRGEVPAVSLEGLRLGYSEELLEGGLDAEVSSAYRRMLDAASTAGMVLVSCKLLDTPDIYEVWSRLCAREVALGHADTYPSKRNEYGSALAALAGQGATITVEQHKRDKTRQTEIAATWQAFMGEMDCLALPIHAAVAPVLDNPLGAPNAGVDNPLRFTAPANVSGLPALALPVQVDRRGCPIGVQLMGPMHSDFALLNIGAELQRGVLPALLS; encoded by the coding sequence ATGCAAAACGCTTCTCTGCTCGCCGACCTTCTTGCTCGCCCCCTTCCGGAAATCGCTGTGGCCCTCGCCAAGGGCAAGGTGTCATCTGTTGATCTCACGCGGGCCTATTTAGAGCGCATTGAGGTGCTCGATACCCAATATGCGGCCTATATCTGTGTAACGGGAGACGTGGCGCTCAAACAGGCAGCCGCATGCGATGCAGCCTATCGGGAAGGACGCATTCTCGGCGCGCTGCACGGCGTGCCAATCGCGGTCAAGGATCTGTGTGAGACGGACTTCGCTCCGACTTCAAATGGCATGGCCATTCACCGCAATCGGCAAACGCACCGCAATGCGGCAGTTGTCTCCCAGCTTTTGCAAGCAGGCGCAGTGCTTCTGGGTAAGCTCGCTATGGCCGAGGGTGCGTGCTCGACGCATCACCCGCTTATGCCTGTGCCGAAGAACCCTTGGGGTGAACAGTTTCGAGTCGGCTCATCCTCCTCTGGTTCCGGCGTGGCCGTTGCCGCAGCGCTTGCGGCGGGTGCAGTCGGCAGTGATACCGGTGGTTCCATCCGCTTCCCATCGGCCTATTGCGGCCTCACCGGTTTAAAGCCGAGCCGGGGTTTGGTTAGCGTTGAAGGCGTTTGCGCCATGGCGCCGAGCCTTGACCATGTCGGTCCCATGGCGACGACCGCCCAAGGCTGCGCTTTGATGCTCAAGGCAATGATTGGGGGCAGGGGCGAGGTTCCGGCGGTCAGCCTCGAAGGTTTGCGTTTGGGCTATAGCGAAGAGCTTCTTGAAGGCGGACTGGATGCTGAGGTTAGCTCTGCCTATCGCCGCATGCTGGATGCTGCGTCGACGGCCGGTATGGTGCTGGTTTCATGCAAATTACTGGACACGCCTGACATTTATGAAGTGTGGTCGCGCCTTTGCGCTAGGGAAGTGGCGCTAGGTCATGCCGACACTTACCCGTCCAAACGAAATGAGTATGGCTCCGCTCTCGCCGCTTTGGCCGGGCAGGGTGCCACTATCACCGTCGAACAACATAAGCGCGATAAGACGCGTCAGACGGAAATTGCGGCGACTTGGCAAGCATTCATGGGCGAGATGGATTGTCTGGCTTTGCCCATCCATGCGGCCGTCGCGCCTGTGCTGGACAATCCCCTAGGCGCGCCAAACGCGGGTGTTGATAATCCGCTTCGGTTCACGGCTCCAGCCAATGTGTCGGGCCTGCCTGCACTCGCTTTGCCGGTGCAGGTCGATCGACGTGGGTGCCCGATCGGCGTCCAGTTGATGGGGCCAATGCATAGCGATTTCGCGCTTTTGAACATCGGTGCCGAGCTTCAGCGCGGCGTGCTGCCGGCGCTTTTGAGCTGA